The genomic region CAGAATGCGTCCCTTCCCGGCGGGCAGGAAGAGCGGGCGGGGGGTGAGCGGAGACGAGAAGTCATGGACGAAGCAGAGGTCCGGCGGCGGCGTCTGCGCGCGGTCCAGTTTCTGGAGGACATGGCGGATGGCGGTGGCGCGTCCCGTACCGACGAAGCCCGCGAGGAAGATATTGTAGCCGGGGGAATCCATGCCCAGTCCGAGCGAGAGGGCCTCCATGGCCCGATCCTGCCCGATGATGGTCTGGTTCGCCGGGAGATCGGCGGTCGTCTCAAACGGGAGCGACTCCGGAGGACAATGCCAGCGAAGATCCTCCGGCGGGACCGGCGGACGCGACGGCGCGGGGGTGAGCTTTTCGGTCATGGCGGGTCTTCCTCCTTGCGGGCGCGGGAGGATAGCAGAATCCCGCGGTCTTGTCCCGCGCCGGGGTGCTGCCTCAAGATGGCGCTCGGCAGCGTCACCCGGTAGAGTGAGGCTCCCCCTGCACGGAGGTTCCCTTGCCGTCGCCTGTGGACACGCCTTTCCAGGTGGACGAATCCCGCCTGGCCACCTGCCGGGAGGCGCTGAGTCGATGGTATCGGACTCACGCACGCGACCTCCCCTGGCGGCGGGACCGGGCGCCGTATCGCGTCTGGGTATCCGAGGTGATGCTGCAGCAGACGCGTGTCGACACGGTCGTCCCGTACTTCGCCCGGTTCCTGGCTCGCTTCCCCGACATTCCTTCGCTGGCGGCGGCCTCGGAGGAAGAAGTGCTGGAGGCGTGGAGCGGGCTGGGCTACTACCGCAGGGCGCGCTTCCTGCGCGAGGGTGCCCGGCGGGTCATGCGCGAGTACGACGGGCGGTTTCCCACCGGCGAGCGGGAAGTGCTCTCCATCCCGGGGATTGGCCGCTATGCCGCGGGCGCGATTCGGTCCATTGCGTTCGGCATTCGTGCTCCGGTCCTGGACGGGAATGTCACCCGCGTTCTCTCGCGCATCTTCGGAGTGAGGGGGGACCCCGCGCGGCTTCCGGCGAAGAGCGACCTCTGGGATCTGGCCGGGCGGATGGTGGAGGCGGGGAGTCCGGGAGAGATCAATCAGGCGCAGATGGAGTTCGGGGCGCTTCAGTGCGTGCCCGCCGCCCCGGCCTGCGATATCTGCCCCGTGAGCCTCTCCTGCACGGCCTTCGCGGAGGGTCGCGTGGCGGAACTCCCCGAACTCTCGCGTCGCCGAAAGACCGTGGCCATCGAACGGGTCGCGCTCCTGGTTCGTCGGGGACCGGAAGTGCTTCTTCGCCGCCGTCCGGAGAGTGAACTGCTCCCCGGGCTGTGGGATCTTCCCGGCGCGTTCGAGGGCGATGACGCCCGCGTCGACGCCGGGGCAGCGGATGCCGCGGGGCTTCTTCCGCATCCGGTGGAAGTGGGGGAAACGCTCGGAGTGCTTCGACACGCGGTGACCCACCGGCGGATTCGGCTCACGGTCCGCAGGGCCTCGCCCGGCGGATGGCCGGACGGACCGGCTCCCCCCGGAACCGATGGAGCCCGGCTGCGCTGGGTGCTCGCTGCCGAGGCGGAGGAAGTGGCACTCTCCGCGCCCGGGCGGGCGGCGCTTCGTCGCTGGCCGGATCAGGGGACCGCCGGAGGATCCCCGCCTTGACGATTCGAGCGCGCCACGGGTATCTTGACCTGTTCGTCTCTCGACATAACTGCAAGGTTCACAACGGGTTCAAGGGCCCCGAGACTCGCCCTTCGGAGGATGAAGATGAGCGCCCACGGGAGCGATGGAATCTGTTTCAAGCTCTCCGCCGAGCAGGAGGAAATCCGCAAGCTCGCCAGAGAGTTCTCAGACAAGGAGATCACGCCGACGGTCGCGGAGCATCACGACCAGTCCGCGGAGTTCCCCATGGACATCGGCCGCAAGGCGTACGAACTGGGCCTGATGAACTGCATCATTCCCGAGGAGTATGGCGGCATCGGCCTTGGCGCGATCGAAGAATGTCTGATCGCGGAGGAGCTGGCTCACGGATGCATGGGGATTTCCCTCTCCATCCTGGCCAACAATCTTGCCATCGTTCCCACCAAGATGGTGGGCAACGAAGATCAGAAGAAGAAGTACCTCGGCGGACTGGCAGAGGAGTTCTCGCACTGCGCGTATGCGCTGTCGGAACCGGAGGCGGGTTCGGACCCGGCCGCGCTCACCACCACGGCAGTTCGGAAGGGCGACCAGTACATCATCAACGGGCGCAAGCGTTGGATCACCGGTGCGGGTGTTGCGGACTGGTTCGTGATCTTTGCGGTGACGGACCCGGACAAGGGGCACAAGGGCCTCACTGCGTTCATCATTGAGCGAGCGCATCCGGGCGTGTCCACCGGGAAGAAAGAGGACATGATGGGGCAGCGCGCCTCCTTCACCTGCGATGTGATCATGGAGGACGCGGAGATTCCCGTGGAGAACCGGCTTGGCGAGGAAGGGCAGGGCTTCTACATCGCCATGCAGACTTTCCAGTACACGCGCCCGGCCATTGCCGCGGGCGCGGTCGGCGTTTCGCAGAATGCGATGGATCATGCCGCTCGCTACGCGCTGGAACGGAAGACCTTCGGGAAGCCCATCGCAAATCATCAGGGCATCCAGTTCATGATTGCGGACATGCAGCGGGACATCATGGCGGGGCGTCTTCTGACCTGGCAGTGCGCGTGGATGTGCGACGAAGGCATCGCGAACAACACGGAAGTGGCCATCGCGAAGCTCTTCACGGCGGAAGCGGCCATGCGCATCACGACCGATGCCGTGCAGGTGTTTGGCGGATACGGCTACTCCCGCGAATATCCGGTGGAGAAGCTGATGCGTGATGTCAAGGTCTGCCAGATCTACGAGGGCACGGATCAGGTGCAGCGGATCGTGATCGGGCGGTCTGTGACGAAGGCCATGAAGGACAAGCTGGGGCTGTAGTCGGCTGGCGCCGCCCCCGCCGTTCTTGACAACCGGAGGGATTCCCCGGACCAATGGGGGGTCCCTTTTCCGGAGGTTCGGCCTCGTGGTTCTTCGCCTTGCGGCGCTTGCAGTCACCGTGTTCGCGATCTCCGGCTGGGGAGGGCGCCCGGCGGAGTCGATTCCCTCCGATACAACCGGGTGGTATGTCGCCGCAACGGATGCGCCGGACACGCTGGTGCTGCGCTTGACACCGGGAGAGCCTTCGGGCGCCGTGTGGCTCGAGATGTCCTTCCG from Gemmatimonadota bacterium harbors:
- a CDS encoding acyl-CoA dehydrogenase family protein, which produces MCFKLSAEQEEIRKLAREFSDKEITPTVAEHHDQSAEFPMDIGRKAYELGLMNCIIPEEYGGIGLGAIEECLIAEELAHGCMGISLSILANNLAIVPTKMVGNEDQKKKYLGGLAEEFSHCAYALSEPEAGSDPAALTTTAVRKGDQYIINGRKRWITGAGVADWFVIFAVTDPDKGHKGLTAFIIERAHPGVSTGKKEDMMGQRASFTCDVIMEDAEIPVENRLGEEGQGFYIAMQTFQYTRPAIAAGAVGVSQNAMDHAARYALERKTFGKPIANHQGIQFMIADMQRDIMAGRLLTWQCAWMCDEGIANNTEVAIAKLFTAEAAMRITTDAVQVFGGYGYSREYPVEKLMRDVKVCQIYEGTDQVQRIVIGRSVTKAMKDKLGL
- the mutY gene encoding A/G-specific adenine glycosylase, with product MPSPVDTPFQVDESRLATCREALSRWYRTHARDLPWRRDRAPYRVWVSEVMLQQTRVDTVVPYFARFLARFPDIPSLAAASEEEVLEAWSGLGYYRRARFLREGARRVMREYDGRFPTGEREVLSIPGIGRYAAGAIRSIAFGIRAPVLDGNVTRVLSRIFGVRGDPARLPAKSDLWDLAGRMVEAGSPGEINQAQMEFGALQCVPAAPACDICPVSLSCTAFAEGRVAELPELSRRRKTVAIERVALLVRRGPEVLLRRRPESELLPGLWDLPGAFEGDDARVDAGAADAAGLLPHPVEVGETLGVLRHAVTHRRIRLTVRRASPGGWPDGPAPPGTDGARLRWVLAAEAEEVALSAPGRAALRRWPDQGTAGGSPP